The Arachis ipaensis cultivar K30076 chromosome B07, Araip1.1, whole genome shotgun sequence genome includes a window with the following:
- the LOC107608286 gene encoding uncharacterized protein LOC107608286 → MNGRERETQRRCRWARVAAGRVLAAAAIATQPLSGCHRRRARQKRGREQRREEACQPHRRRHARKYRGSPLLPALSDLCHRTRPSRRHWSREWRREKRHERERHGVAVVVEWLGLPSSRLKGGVTDIPDSSFPCVPNSIFETYYHLYPEPLMSPLRR, encoded by the exons ATGAACGGAAGAGAAAGGGAGACCCAGAGGAGGTGCCGCTGGGCCAGAGTTGCCGCTGGGAGGGTCCTCGCCGCTGCCGCTATAGCCACGCAGCCGCTGTCTGGTTGTCATCGTCGTCGCGCTCGCCAGAAACGAGGCAGAGAGCAGCGCCGAGAGGAAGCCTGTCAACCCCATCGCCGCCGTCATGCTCGCAAGTATAGAGGAAGCCCGTTGCTGCCAGCTTTGTCGGATCTCTGTCATCGAACCCGTCCTTCGCGCCGCCATTGGAGTCGCGAATGGAGGAGGGAGAAGAGGCACGAAAGGGAGCGTCACGGTGTTGCCGTGGTCGTCGAGTGGCTGGGCTTGCCATCGTCGCGTTTGAAGGGAGGCGTCACTGATATACCCGACAGCAGCTTCCCCTGCGTTCCCAATTCCATTTTTGAAACT TATTATCATCTTTATCCGGAACCACTGATGTCACCGCTACGGAGATGA
- the LOC107606717 gene encoding uncharacterized protein LOC107606717 — MSVTNEVTKEEEEIGMELAGADEELREKLAQYTLEGNWVEVKKMYRSIPKSRTITVNNSEDTALHVAVDLDEENVVKDLVSIIVEHEKSALKIGNKHGDTPLHVAASRGFARLCKCIIGENEERIELRTLKNNNGETPLFLAALNGNKKAFAYLSQTFHDRHQIILPHLVRDHDQDSILHCVIGREYFDLAVIIADNFPMLTTLRNKDGFTPLKVLATRPSAFPSGIKFSWWKRILYHCILIEPLNAEHRLKKIREKMEAKSEEKFPKNYATLWDFIRICWWEKDQEADIEKSIKNDDDSPFYPPNYETVLQIISSIYVLVFGLHGVAVKEIRKTKKKHKWSGQLLDALMERPYEAFAGKAGERPDPRGWDIQPEVYDIGRRHGKQQGTDDEETPFLLAARNGIVEMVVKIRRLIPSVIHNTNSKKENVVLVAVKHRQPHVVEALKTELKDEVWNTLIQAVDDDDNTLLHLAAQKQVGSKPWNVAGTALEMMWDIKWYQYIKSLVPQRVYFRSNKESKTAGEIFQTSHESLVENGSVWLKETSQACSVVAALVAGVSFATASQFPGGTNGKGEQQLEGEAAFHAFAMASLVGLCFSVTGLIMFLCILTSRKEAKDFRRALPLKLLLGLSSLFVSIVAMVVSFCSGNFFIFSRKYESFLISFYAATSVPFALYALAQFPLYFDLLITIITRVPWPSNKADNF; from the exons ATGTCGGTGACAAACGAAGTaactaaagaagaagaagaaattggaaTGGAACTGGCCGGAGCCGATGAAGAACTGCGTGAAAAGCTAGCACAATACACACTCGAAGGCAATTGGGTTGAAGTAAAGAAGATGTACCGCTCAATCCCAAAGTCCCGCACCATAACGGTTAACAATTCTGAGGACACGGCGTTGCACGTGGCGGTGGATTTGGACGAAGAAAATGTTGTTAAAGATCTTGTGAGTATAATCGTAGAGCATGAGAAGAGTGCTCTGAAGATAGGGAACAAGCACGGCGATACACCTCTCCATGTGGCGGCGTCCAGGGGGTTTGCGAGACTGTGCAAGTGCATCATAGGGGAGAATGAGGAGAGGATAGAGTTGAGGACACTGAAGAACAACAATGGGGAGACACCATTGTTTCTTGCTGCTTTGAATGGGAACAAAAAAGCATTCGCCTACCTCTCTCAAACTTTTCATGATCGTCACCAAATTATTTTGCCTCATCTTGTGCGCGATCATGATCAGGATAGTATTCTTCATTGTGTTATCGGGAGGGAATATTTCG ATTTAGCAGTGATAATAGCGGATAATTTTCCTATGCTTACTACACTTCGAAATAAGGATGGATTCACCCCTCTCAAAGTTCTTGCTACTAGGCCCTCGGCTTTCCCAAGTGGAATCAAATTTTCATGGTGGAAGCGGATCCTCTATCACT GTATTCTCATAGAGCCACTGAATGCTGAGCATAGACTGAAGAAGATTCGAGAAAAGATGGAGGCTAAATCCGAAGAAAAGTTCCCAAAGAATTACGCCACATTATGGGACTTCATTA GGATATGTTGGTGGGAAAAAGATCAGGAAGCAGACATAGAGAAATCCATTAAGAATGATGATGACAGTCCATTTTACCCACCAAATTACGAAACGGTTCTCCAAATTATCAGTTCTATATACGTGCTCGTTTTTGGTCTCCACGGTGTCG CggtaaaggaaataagaaagacaaagaaaaaacacaaatggagtggtcaattattggacGCACTGATGGAACGCCCTTACGAAGCATTCGCAGGAAAGGCGGGAGAGCGACCCGATCCTCGCGGATGGGATATCCAACCTGAAGTCTATGATATCGGAAGACGCCACGGGAAACAACAAG GTACTGACGATGAAGAGACACCATTTTTATTGGCTGCGAGGAATGGCATAGTTGAAATGGTGGTCAAGATTCGACGTCTGATACCAAGTGTCATCCACAACACCAACTCAAAGAAGGAAAACGTGGTGCTGGTGGCAGTGAAACACAGACAACCGCATGTTGTTGAGGCACTTAAAACAGAACTAAAAGATGAAGTTTGGAATACGTTGATTCAGGCAGTGGATGACGATGACAACACACTTTTGCACTTAGCAGCACAAAAACAAGTAGGGAGCAAGCCTTGGAATGTTGCTGGCACTGCCTTAGAAATGATGTGGGATATAAAGTGGTATCAA TATATTAAGAGTCTTGTACCGCAACGTGTCTACTTTAGAAGCAACAAGGAGTCAAAGACAGCAGGGGAGATCTTTCAGACATCACACGAGAGTCTTGTGGAAAACGGCAGTGTGTGGTTGAAGGAAACATCGCAAGCATGCTCTGTGGTGGCGGCACTTGTTGCGGGTGTCTCCTTCGCCACAGCTAGCCAATTCCCTGGTGGCACCAACGGTAAAGGCGAGCAGCAACTAGAAGGCGAAGCAGCGTTCCATGCATTCGCCATGGCTTCCCTCGTCGGTCTTTGCTTCTCTGTGACAGGACTCATAATGTTCCTGTGCATCCTCACATCTCGAAAAGAAGCCAAAGATTTTCGCAGGGCATTGCCGCTGAAACTGCTTCTAGGGTTGAGTTCCCTCTTCGTCTCTATTGTAGCCATGGTTGTATCTTTTTGCTCTGGCAATTTCTTCATCTTCAGTCGCAAGTATGAGAGtttcctcatctccttctatgcAGCTACTTCCGTACCTTTCGCTCTCTATGCCTTGGCACAGTTTCCGCTATACTTTGATCTTCTAATTACGATTATCACTAGGGTGCCTTGGCCAAGTAATAAAGCTGACAATTTCTAA
- the LOC107606715 gene encoding uncharacterized protein LOC107606715, with protein sequence MSSPMMTSSPNKSIISKEISEEVETEDELGKKLAHYTLEGNWDEVRKIYRSKPKAHTITVNSSKDTALHVAVDLDEEEVVKDLVNYIVEHNTGALEIGNEHGDTPLHVAASRGFAKLCKCIMAERIELRTLKNKKGETPLFFAALNWHKEAFAYLHHTHESLPITFPELVRDHDGDTILHCAIRREHFDLAVIILHYFGELATLSNNKGLTPLKVLATRPLAFPSGIKFSWWKLILYHCILVEPLDAESKMKKYLERMNKTEPKELLPENYTTLYESSKSLISVGKLFFTWGSDDKVDEENPSEKYDGFFPPNYAVICQSIKTAYVSSVGVSGQVLNKVRKTKKNHQWSNQLLKTLMKNASEAFTGTGGKPSDDWKGDFDEINDALNQRQNPPNDALNQRQNPPEAHEHHDDDDKEEHEDDDDEEKMTPFLVAAKYGIVELVEEIQSRIPSAIYNTNLKKRNVLLVAVINKQPLVIEKLKNILSTSKPKVWENMVLATDYKENTMLHLAAKQSLGKDKPWGIAGSALQMMWEIKWFKVYH encoded by the exons ATGTCGTCCCCTATGATGACTTCATCACCAAACAAATCCATAATAAGCAAAGAAATATCCGAAGAAGTTGAGACAGAAGATGAATTGGGTAAAAAGCTAGCGCATTACACATTAGAAGGCAATTGGGATGAAGTAAGGAAGATCTACCGGTCAAAGCCAAAGGCACACACTATAACGGTTAACAGTTCTAAGGACACGGCATTGCACGTGGCCGTGGATTTGGACGAAGAAGAAGTTGTTAAAGATCTTGTGAATTACATCGTGGAGCATAACACGGGTGCTCTGGAGATAGGGAATGAGCACGGCGACACGCCTCTCCATGTGGCGGCGTCAAGGGGGTTTGCGAAACTCTGCAAGTGCATCATGGCGGAGAGGATAGAATTGAGGACATTGAAGAACAAGAAAGGGGAGACACCATTGTTTTTTGCTGCTCTTAATTGGCACAAGGAAGCCTTCGCTTACCTCCATCACACCCATGAAAGCCTCCCCATCACTTTTCCGGAGCTTGTCCGCGACCATGACGGAGATACCATTCTCCACTGTGCTATTAGGAGGGAGCATTTTG ATTTAGCGGTGATAATACtgcattattttggtgaactTGCTACCCTCAGCAACAACAAAGGGCTCACCCCTCTCAAAGTCCTTGCTACTAGGCCATTGGCCTTCCCAAGTGGAATCAAATTTTCATGGTGGAAGTTAATCCTTTACCACT gtATACTTGTAGAACCATTGGATGCCGAAAGTaaaatgaaaaagtatttggaaaggATGAACAAAACTGAACCCAAAGAATTGCTTCCAGAGAATTACACCACATTATACGAATCCTCAAAATCACTAATTTCTGTTG GCAAATTGTTTTTTACTTGGGGAAGTGATGACAAGGTCGATGAAGAAAACCCCTCAGAAAAATATGATGGATTCTTTCCACCAAACTATGCTGTAATTTGCCAATCTATCAAAACTGCATACGTGTCTTCTGTTGGTGTTTCTGGACAAG TGTTAAATAAggtaagaaagacaaagaagaatCACCAATGGAGTAATCAACTGTTGAAGACACTCATGAAAAACGCTTCTGAGGCATTCACTGGAACTGGCGGTAAACCCTCTGATGATTGGAAAGGTGACTTCGACGAAATAAATGATGCTTTAAATCAACGACAGAACCCGCCAAATGATGCTTTAAATCAACGACAGAACCCGCCGGAAG CCCATGAACATCATgatgacgacgacaaggaggAACACGAAGATGACGACGACGAGGAGAAAATGACACCGTTCTTAGTGGCAGCAAAGTACGGCATAGTTGAATTGGTGGAAGAGATTCAATCGAGGATACCAAGTGCCATCTACAACACCAACTTAAAGAAGCGAAACGTGTTGCTGGTGGCAGTGATAAATAAGCAACCCCTTGTTATTGAGAAATTGAAGAACATACTATCGACTTCGAAACCAAAAGTTTGGGAGAACATGGTGCTGGCAACAGATTATAAGGAGAACACAATGTTGCACTTGGCAGCAAAACAGTCTCTTGGCAAGGACAAGCCTTGGGGCATAGCTGGCTCTGCTTTGCAAATGATGTGGGAAATCAAGTGGTTTAAGGTATATCATTAG